The following proteins are encoded in a genomic region of Bufo bufo chromosome 11, aBufBuf1.1, whole genome shotgun sequence:
- the TMOD4 gene encoding tropomodulin-4 has protein sequence MSYQKELEKYRDIDEDAIMGAMSAEELAQLDLELQEMDPENILLPAGMRQRDQTAKTATGPLDRDALLQHLEKEALDAEEREDLVPFTGEKKGKPFIPKQAKREIPKEEQITLEPELEEALANATDAEMCDIAAILGMYTLMSNKQYYDAITTGIITNKEGINSVVQPDKYKPVPDEPPNPTNVEETLRKIKSNTSDLVEVNLNNIHDIPIPTLREVCEAMKVNNHVKKLSLVATRSNDPVAFAVAEMIKENKTLESLNIESNFISSAGMLAVIKAVKNNPTLTELKVDNQHQNLGDTVEMEMASMLENCPSVVRFGYHFTQQGPRARASNAITRNLEMRRKKKKTAQ, from the exons atgTCTTACCAGAAGGAGCTGGAGAAGTATCGGGACATAGATGAAGATGCGATCATGGGGGCAATGTCAGCAGAGGAGCTGGCCCAACTGGACTTGGAGCTGCAAGAGATGGACCCTGAG AacattcttctcccggccgggatgCGCCAAAGAGACCAAACCGCAAAGACCGCCACCGGCCCTCTGGACAGAGATGCCCTCTTACAGCATCTGGAGAAGGAGGCTCTTGATGCGGAGGAGAGAGAAGACCTTGTTCCATTCACTGGAGAGAAGAAGG GAAAACCCTTTATCCCAAAACAGGCAAAGAGGGAGATCCCTAAAGAGGAGCAGATCACTCTAGAACCTGAGCTGGAGGAGGCCTTGGCCAACGCCACTGATGCTGAGATGTGCGACATTGCAG CCATCTTGGGGATGTATACACTGATGAGTAACAAGCAGTACTATGACGCCATCACCACTGGAATCATTACTAATAAGGAGGGTATCAACA GTGTTGTACAACCCGACAAATATAAACCTgtcccggacgagcccccaaatCCAACCAACGTGGAAGAAACACTGCGGAAAATAAAGAGCAACACCTCCGACCTGGTGGAAGTGAATCTGAATAATATCCAT GACATTCCCATACCGACGCTGAGGGAGGTTTGTGAAGCCATGAAGGTGAACAACCATGTGAAGAAACTGAGTCTAGTGGCTACACGTAGCAACGATCCCGTGGCTTTC GCTGTGGCCGAAATGATTAAGGAAAATAAGACTCTCGAGAGCTTAAACATCGAGTCCAACTTTATCTCCAGTGCAGGGATGTTGGCCGTAATTAAAGCCGTGAAGAATAATCCAACACTGACCGAACTCAAGGTGGACAACCAG CACCAGAACCTTGGAGACACGGTAGAGATGGAGATGGCCTCCATGCTGGAGAATTGTCCTTCTGTGGTCCGATTTGGGTACCATTTTACACAGCAGGGACCAAGGGCCCGAGCTTCAAATGCCATCACCAGAAATCTGGAGATGC GCCGCAAGAAGAAGAAGACCGCCCAATGA